From the genome of Bacteroidales bacterium WCE2008, one region includes:
- a CDS encoding electron transport complex protein RnfC — protein MKNTFSIGGVHPHDGKISRECKIEVLPTPSTVYISVAQHIGAPAKPIVAVGDKVKVGQPIAEPGGFVSAFIHSSVSGTVKSIGPRKDLAGNMQTCIEIAVEGDEWAEGIDTTDTLITEIPEDNKAILDKIRLGGVVGLGGATFPTHVKLAPPPGSKCEMLIINGCECEPYLTSDFRTLLEKGEQVVIGAAIIKQVLGNVPCTIAIEENKPEAIAHINEVIAKLKAQSPKFDGISVMTMKMRYPQGGEKQLIDAVMHRQVASGGLPISVGAVVQNVATSLAVYDAVQKNKPIVDNSVTVTGECFPKQANLLVRVGTPLQYIVDYLGGIPAEAAKIISGGPMMGKAIANMDAATLKGTGALLFLTEDQTKRKPESNCIRCGKCAEACPMGLEPFLLNRLAKAGMMDELEQNAVQDCIECGCCLYSCPAYIPLLDNIRIAKGQVMGIIRARAAAAKAAAEAAK, from the coding sequence CTTCCTACGCCTTCTACCGTATATATTTCCGTAGCCCAGCATATCGGAGCCCCTGCAAAGCCAATCGTCGCCGTTGGTGACAAGGTCAAGGTGGGCCAGCCGATCGCAGAGCCGGGCGGATTCGTATCGGCTTTCATCCATTCTTCAGTTTCCGGTACTGTCAAGAGCATCGGACCAAGGAAGGATCTCGCAGGCAACATGCAGACCTGCATCGAGATCGCAGTCGAGGGTGACGAATGGGCAGAGGGCATCGATACTACGGATACCCTTATCACTGAAATCCCTGAAGATAACAAGGCCATCCTCGACAAGATCCGTCTCGGCGGTGTCGTAGGTCTCGGCGGCGCTACCTTCCCTACGCATGTCAAGCTTGCTCCGCCTCCGGGCAGCAAGTGCGAGATGCTCATAATCAACGGCTGCGAGTGTGAGCCATACCTCACATCCGACTTCCGCACCCTCCTCGAGAAGGGCGAACAGGTAGTCATCGGCGCAGCCATCATCAAGCAGGTGCTCGGCAACGTGCCATGTACTATCGCAATCGAAGAGAACAAGCCTGAGGCCATCGCCCATATCAATGAGGTAATCGCCAAGCTCAAGGCCCAGTCTCCGAAGTTCGACGGTATTTCTGTAATGACCATGAAGATGCGTTATCCGCAGGGCGGCGAAAAGCAGCTCATCGACGCTGTAATGCATCGTCAGGTTGCTTCCGGCGGCCTTCCTATCAGCGTCGGCGCCGTAGTCCAGAACGTGGCTACATCTCTCGCTGTCTATGATGCCGTCCAGAAGAACAAGCCTATCGTCGACAATTCAGTTACCGTCACAGGCGAGTGCTTCCCTAAGCAGGCCAACCTCCTTGTCAGGGTCGGAACTCCTCTCCAGTATATCGTTGACTATCTCGGCGGTATCCCTGCAGAGGCAGCAAAGATAATCAGCGGAGGTCCTATGATGGGTAAGGCCATCGCCAACATGGATGCCGCTACCCTCAAGGGTACCGGCGCACTGCTCTTCCTTACCGAAGACCAGACAAAACGTAAGCCTGAAAGCAACTGTATCCGCTGCGGAAAATGTGCAGAGGCCTGCCCTATGGGTCTCGAGCCGTTCCTGCTCAACCGTCTCGCCAAGGCCGGCATGATGGATGAACTTGAGCAGAATGCTGTCCAGGATTGTATCGAGTGCGGCTGCTGTCTCTACAGCTGCCCTGCTTACATTCCGCTTCTGGACAACATCAGAATCGCCAAAGGCCAGGTAATGGGTATAATCCGCGCTCGCGCCGCTGCCGCCAAGGCAGCTGCCGAAGCCGCAAAATAG